The following is a genomic window from Thermoproteales archaeon.
AGCGGCTTGTTCGAAGCAATACCCATGGCTACGACTTCTCTTACCTTGAAGGGCTCTTCGGGAGGCTTTATAAAATCCTGAGGCACATAACTGCAGAACACGCGAGCTCTGTACGGCTTTCTAGACATATCAAAACCAAGCACTTTCACAATTCCACGGCAAGGCTTTAAGATTCCCAGTATAGTCTCCAATAGTGTAGTTTTACCAGCTCCATTTGGACCTGTTATTAAGACGTATTCGCCTTTTTTAATGCTTAAAGTTATATTTTTTATAGCTGGCTTTTTCTCGCCAGCATAGGCCGTAGCTACATCACGTAATTCCACGGCTATTCTTCCAGTATGATGAAGAGCTTCTCTAGGGGCTGTTCTAAAACCCACCTTGCCCCCTCTTCCAAACCGATGTTCCTGATCTTTTCAATAACTTCTTCACGCACTTTTATCGTAATAGTTTTTCCATCTCTTTTTTCAAGCTTTAGCGTGATACCGCTACCGGCGAAGGAAGAGATGTTACATTTTCCCATAGTGCACAGCGTTGAGCATTGTACGCCATCTATGAAACAGGTGTAGGGGGTTTCTTGAGGACATGTTACGATAGCTTTTATTTCAAAGGGACTCTTCGACTCGACTCTTTTTACGGCCTCTTTTCCAGCTATGTAGCCTAGCGTGAGGAATGGTCCTAGATGGCCGTGGAAAATAGCGGCTTCTTCCAATGTTAAAGTCTTCATTTTCCCAGTTTCCTCCATAGGAAAGCTATCGCGAAGCCTTCTATAAGGGCGATAGCTACGAGCGCGAAGCTTATTGTCTTCCACAGACTAAGTTCGGATTCCAGCTTAACTGCAGCGACTCCATGTTTGTATGTAGAGACTGCGTCAAATAACGCTTTAGCGTTTCTTTCCATTACCATAGTACAGTTTACGAGCTCCGGCTCTGTGTACGGGAAGTTCGTGAGCACTACATGGACAAGCCCTAGTTCGCTAGATAGGTATTCTCCAAACCTAGTTCCTGATTGTAAATTGTCTATAACTAGTATAGCTCCTCCATCCCGGCTTTTTTGAATCAG
Proteins encoded in this region:
- a CDS encoding metal ABC transporter ATP-binding protein; the encoded protein is MGFRTAPREALHHTGRIAVELRDVATAYAGEKKPAIKNITLSIKKGEYVLITGPNGAGKTTLLETILGILKPCRGIVKVLGFDMSRKPYRARVFCSYVPQDFIKPPEEPFKVREVVAMGIASNKPLGKLSEKDWSFVDNALEMFGISDLKDRPIGRLSGGQQQKVFLARALCRKPEILLLDEPFSSLDDDSRKLVSDILYRLNIEGKTILLVCHAPPELKGVSMQVHMVNGVIDEVKTC
- a CDS encoding formylmethanofuran dehydrogenase subunit E family protein, which translates into the protein MEETGKMKTLTLEEAAIFHGHLGPFLTLGYIAGKEAVKRVESKSPFEIKAIVTCPQETPYTCFIDGVQCSTLCTMGKCNISSFAGSGITLKLEKRDGKTITIKVREEVIEKIRNIGLEEGARWVLEQPLEKLFIILEE